In Streptomyces camelliae, the sequence CTATCGCTTCGCGCTGCCCGTACGCGGGCCCGGGCGTACGGCCGCACGCCTGGCTGCTGCCGCCGCCGTCGGTGTCACCGTGGCCGGCCTGCTGTCCGCACCGGCGTCGGCCGCGCCCCAGCCGCACCCCGGCACGGCCGCCACGTCCCGCGCGCACACCTCCGCCCCACCGTCGCCCACCGGCGCCACCGCACCCGTCACCGAGCGCCCGGCGAGCCAGTCCCGCCGGCTCAGCCCGGACCGGCTCCCGCCCCGGCAGCCGCTGCTGTCCCGGCCGGCCGCCCGAAGGCCGGCCACGGCGGCCTCCTGCACCCCGGCCGACTTCGGCAGTCGTACCGGCTCCGCCCTCGTCGCCTTCGTGAAGGCCTCGACCACGGACTGCGTGAACACCCTCTTCCCGGTCACCGGCCAGGACGCGCACGCCATCTTCCGCCAGGCCCAGATGCTCACCGTGGCGGCCGCGTTCACCCGCGAGGCCGGGCGGTACCGCGGCGACGACTCCGGGAGCCTGCAGCAACTGGTCCTGTTCCTGCGGGCCGGGTACTACGTGCAGTTCAACCACTCCGCGGACGTGGGCCCGTACACCTCCCGCCTCACCACCGCCGTCACCGCCGGCCTGGACGCCTTCTTCGCCCGCGCGCACGCGTACGACGTCACGGCCGCCAACGGCGACATCCTCGGCGAGACCGTCGTCCTCACCGACAGCGCCGACCAGCAGGGCAGATATCTCCCGGTCTATGAACGGCTGTTGAGCGGCTACGACAGCTCGTACGACTCCGTGGACAGCATGGTCCGGGCGGTCAACGACGTCTACACTCCGCTGTGGCGCGGCAACTGGAACCCCGACTATGTGAACGCCGTCGCCGCGGACCCGTCGATCACCGACACCCTGCACGACTTCGCGCTGGACCACACCGACCTGCTCGGCACCTCTCTGGCCTTCCTGGACTCCAATGCGGGGACGAACCTGGCCCGCTACGTCGAGCATCCCGAACTCCAGGAAGCCGTACGGCCGTTGACCAAGGACCTGCTGGACGAGTCGGAGATCACCGGCCCGACGGCCGCCCTGTGGGTCGCGGTGGCCACGCAGGCGAACGCCTACGACGGCGGCGACTGCGCGTACTACGACGTCTGCGACCTGCCCGCCAAGCTCACCGCCGCCGCGCTGCCGATCACCCACCACTGCGACGCGGCCCACACCGTCCGCGCCCAGTCCCTGACGGCCGACGACCTCGCCGCCGTATGCGCCAGCGTGCTCAACCAGGACGCCTACTTCCGGAACCTGGTCAAGGCGGACGGCGCCATACCCGGCCAGTACGTCTCCACCATCCAGCTCGTCGTCTTCGCCGACCGCGCCGACTACCAGACCTACGCCGGCGCGATCTACGGCGTCAGCACCGACAACGGCGGCATCACGCTCGACGGCGACCCGTCCGACCCGGCCAACCAACCGACGTCGATCATGTACCAGAAGGGCTCCGACGACGGCTTCACCGCCCGGATCTGGAACCTCAACCACGAGTACACGCACTTCCTGGACGCCCGCGACGACATGAAGGGCGACTTCACCCAGCAGACCTCGGTGCCGGACGTGTGGTGGATCGAGGGCCTCGCCGAGTACGTCTCCTACGGGTACCGGGGGATCGCCGACGACCAGGCGATCCAGGAGGCCGGCCGGCACACGTACAAGCTGAGCACGCTCTTCGAGAACACCTACGCCAACAGTGACGTGACCCGCACCTACCCGTGGGGCTATCTCGCCGTGCGCTACATGGCGGAGCACCACCCCGACGACGTCCAGCGGATGCTCGCCCGCTTCCGCGCCGGTGACTACGCCGGCGGGTACGCCGTCTACCACGACGGCATCGGCACCCGCTACGACGCCGACTTCGACCAGTGGCTCACGGCGTGTGCCGCGGGAGCCTGCGCCGCACCGGCGAAGGCCTGAGCGTCCGGGCCGTGCCGCACGGCGGCCGCCGACCGGAACCCCGGTCGGCGGCCGTACGCGTCTCGGCGAAAAGGATCAGACGGCCGTCGCCGGGAACGTGGGGTACTCGACGCCCGAGACGTGCTGAACGACACGGACGACCTGGCAGGAGTAGCCGAACTCGTTGTCGTACCAGAGGTAGAGGATCGCGTTGTCGCCGTCGACCTTGAGGGCGCCTGCGTCCACGATCGAGGCGTGGCGCGAGCCGATGAAGTCGCTGGAGACCGCGTCGGGCGCCGTGGTGAAGTCGATCTGGCGGCGCAGCGGCGAGGTCAGCGAGACCTCGCGCAGGTAGTCGTGGACCTCCTCGCGGGTGGTCTCACGGGACAGCTGGAGGTTGAGGATCGCGATCGAGACGTCCGGCACGGGGACGCGGATCGAGCTGCCGCTGATCTTCGCCTTGAGGTCGGGCAGCGCCTTGGCGACGGCGGAGGCGGCGCCGGTCTCGGTGATCACCATGTTGAGCGGCGCGGAGCGGCCGCGGCGCTCGGCCTTGTGGTAGTTGTCGAGCAGGTTCTGGTCGTTGGTGAACGAGTGGACGGTCTCCACGTGGCCGCGCAGCACGCCGTACTCGTCGTCCATCGCCTTCAGCGGCGGCACGATGGCGTTGGTGGTGCAGGAGGCGCAGGACAGGATCCGCTCGTCCGGCTTGACGGTGTCGTGGTTGACGCCGTGCACGATGTTGGGGACGTCGCCCTTGCCCGGCGCGGTCAGCACGACCTTGTCGATGCCGGGGCGCAGGTGCTTCGACAGGCCCTCGCGGTCACGCCACTTGCCGGTGTTGTCGATGAGGATGGCGTCCCGGATGCCGTACTCGGTGTAGTCCACGTGCGACGGGTCGTCGGCGTAGATCACCTTGATGGCGTTGCCGTTGGCGACGATGGTGCTGTCGGCCTCGTCGACGGTGATCGTGCCCTGGAACTGGCCGTGGATGGAGTCGCGGCGCAGCAGCGAGGCGCGCTTGACGATGTCCTGCGCACCGCCGCCGCGCACGACGATGGCGCGCAGCCTGAGACCGTTGCCGGAGCCGGCCTTCTCGATCAGCAGGCGGGCGACGAGCCGGCCGATGCGGCCGAAGCCGTACAGGACGACGTCGCGCGGCTCACGGCGCTCGATCTTGTTGCCACCGGTCGCGCCGGCGACGGCCTCGGCGGTGAACTCCGCGACGCCCAGGCCGCGGTCGTCGGCCTTGTAGGCGGTGGCCAGCATGCCGAGGTCGATCTGGGAGGGCCCGAGGTCGAGGGCGGTCAGGGCCTGCAGGAACGGCATGGTCTCGGTGACCGACAGCTCCGCGCCGTCGATCTGCCGGGCGAAGCGGTGCGTCTTCAGGATGCTGACCACCGACTTGTTCACCAGGGAGCGGCTGTGCAGCAGGACGGTCACGTCCCGCTCGCGGTGCAGCTTCCCGATGAGCGGGATCATCGACTCCGCGATCTCCTCGCGGATCTTCCAGTTGGTGAACGAGTCGTCGTTGACAGTCACAACATCCATCTTTCGAGCTAGGCAGCGCTCATATGTTTACCACACCCTATGTTGATCTTCCCGAGGGTCCTCGATGAGTACTGGTATGGGGTATTTGTCCTCGATTGCCCAGATTTCTGAACGAGGGGAATTTCCTGAATCAGGGTGGAAGAATGTAAGAAACCCGGGTCGCGGATTGCACGTCTTACCAGGCGTGTTCAAGGTCAAGAGGGTGAGCACCTCATCCGTACCCCGGCCCGAGTCGGCCGCTCCCGCCGGCCCCCTACGACGCCCGGCCCTGCCCCGGATCACCCGGCGCGGGACACCTGAGGGCGTGCTGCCGGCCCTCGCTCTGTTCGCGGCAGTCCGGTTTGCCGGGATTCTGGTGATGATCCTCACCAACGCGGTGCGCGGGCACCCGCTCGTCAAGAACCTCGCCCACTCCTGGGACTCCCGCTGGTATCTCCACATCGCCGAGTACGGCTACAGTCACAAGATCTGGATCACCCCGCAGGGTTCCGTACAGGCCGACTGGGCGTTCTTTCCCCTGTACCCGGGCATGATCAGGGCCCTCACCACAGTCCTGCCGCTGACCCCCGGCCAGGCCGCGCTGCTCATCTCGTGGATCGCCGCGGTCGTGGCGGCGTGGGGCGTCTACGCCATCGGTCACATGCTCTACGGGCGCGGCGTCGCCACCGCCCTGGTCGCCCTGTGGGCCGCCATGCCGCACGCCGCCGAACTGACCATCGCCTACACCGAGTCGCTGTTCGCCGCGCTCGCCATCTGGTCCCTGTACCACGTGCTCAAGGGCCGCTGGCTGTGGGCCGGGACGCTCGCCGCGCTCGCCGGCCTGGCCCGGCCCAGCGGCTTCGCGATCGCGCTGGCCGTCTCCCTCGCCGCCGGCTACGAGGCACTGCGGCAGCGCGGCCGGGTCCCGGTGAGTCTGTGGGCCGGCGCCGTGCTCGCCCCGCTGGGCTGGCTCGGCTATGTGCTGTGGGTCGGCAGCCAGACCGGAAACCTGCTCGGCGGCTACTTCACGGTGCAGAGCGCCTGGGACTCCAAGTTCGACGGCGGCGTCGGCGCGGCCAAGTTCGTCAAGGCCCTGCTGCTGCACGGCGGGGGCGTCGTCTATCCGGTGGCTCTGGTGATCGTCGCGGCGAGCATCCTGCTGTTCGCGCTGCTGTGCCTGGATCGTGCCCCGCTGGCGCTGGTGGTCTTCTCCGGCGTCCTGCTCCTGCTCGTGGTCGGCGGGTCCGGCTCCTTCTCCTCCAAGCCGCGGTTCCTGCTGCCGGCCTTCCCGCTGCTCATCCCCATGGCCCGCGCGCTGATGCGGACCTGGCGGGTCCGCCCGGCCCACGCGGTGCTCGTCTACGGCGCCCTCACCGTCGCGTCCCTGCTGTTCGGAGCCTATGTGACGACGGTGGCCAAGTCCCCGCTGTGAGCCACCGCCATCCGTCACACGGGCTCCCACTCGCGCTCGCCGCGCCCGGCCACGGCCAGGCCGGCGAGCGCCGCTGTCATCAGCAGGGCGCTGACCCAGACCGGTGAGCGGTAGCCGAGCCCGCCGTCGATCGCCGCACCGCCCAGCAGCGGGCCGAGGGCGGCGCCGACGTTCAGCGCCGACGTCGCGAACGCGCCCGCGAGGGACGGGGCGTCGGCCGCCTCGTACAGCACCTGGGTGATCAGCGTCGCACCGACGCCGAACGCCAGCAGCCCGAGGACCGGGACGAGCAGGACGGCCGCCGCCGCGTGCCCGGCGGCCAGGGCCAGCAGCACCCAGCCGGCCGACAGCGCCGCCCCGCCCGCCCGCAGGACCGGCACGGCCCGCCGGTCCGCGAGCCGGCCCGCCGAAGCCACCCCGGCGAACGCGCCGGCGCCGAACAGCGCCAGCACGCCCGGCAGCCACCCGGCGCCGAGCCCGGTCACCTCCGTGGCCAGCGGGGCAAGGTAGGTGAAGGTGCAGAAGGTGGCCCCGTTGACCAGCGCGCCGAGGCCCAGCGTCATCAGCAGCCGGGGCCGGCGCAGTACCCGCAGCTCCGCGCGTGCCCCGATGCCGGGCGCGGCGGGCTCGGTCAGGCCGCCCGGCACCGAGCGGGCGATCGCGGCCAGTGCCGGTGCGGACAGCAGGGCCACCGCCCAGAACGCCGAGCGCCAGCCCAGCGACTGCCCCAGGGCGGCGCCGGCGGGCACGCCCACCACACAGGCGAGCGTGGTGCCGCCGAGCAGGACCGAGGTGGCCCGGCCCTTGGCGTCGGGCGCGACCATGCCGGTCGCCGCCGTCAGCCCCACGGCCAGGAAACCGGCGTCGGCGAGGGCCGCGAGGACCCGGGTGGCCAGCAGGACACCGAAGTCGGAGGTGAGCGCCCCGACCACATGGACCGCCAGGAACACGCTCAGGAACACCAGCAGCGTCTGCCGTGCCGGCCGGCGCCGGCCGAGCAACGCCATCAGCGGCGCCCCGGCGGTCATGCCGGCGGCGAAGGCGGACGTGAGCGTGCCCGCGGCGGGGACGGAGACCCCGAGGTCCCGGGCGATGTCCGGCACCAGGCCGGACAGCATGAACTCGGACGTGCCCTGGGCGAAGACGGCCAGCCCGAGCAGATAGAGAGCCAAAGGCATGAAGACTCCACACACCGTGTCGCGGACGGGGGCGAGAACGCGGACCCGTGACGCTCACGACCGGTGCGTGCGGTCGTTCACGACAGGCGAGTGCAGTCGGAATCGGACATCCAGCCGAGCGCACGGGTCACCGCGTGCGGAACGGCGGTCCGGTGAAGGCGTGGTTGTGCGGCTCGCGCCATGAGAAGAACGACGAGAACGCCACCGGACGGCCGGTGGCTAACCTCTGGATGCCTCGGGACTCGACACGGATGGCACGCTAACGCCCGGACACGGACCGGTGCCACCCGATTTCGGCATGACCCCGAGGCTCCCTCTCAGGGCGGAAATATCAGATATCGGTAAAATCTAGACGTTTGCCGAAGATTCAGGTGGTCGGCCGCCGAGGGTCACCGCCGTGCCGGAAGTGATCGATGCCCCGCAAGCGCCCCATGGACGAAGGCGACGAGCTGCTGGCCCGGCTCGGCTCGCTCACCGCCCAGGCACGCCGGCGCGCGGAGCTGCAGCGCAGCCAGGTCGAGCTGGCCATCGCCCTGCAGCGCGGCATGTTGCCCCGGGACCTGCCCACCGCCCCCGGCCTGCACCTCGCTGTGCGCTACACCCCGGCGAACCTCGGCCTCAACGTGGGCGGTGACTGGTACGACGCCTTCGCCCTGCCCGACGGCCGGATCGGGCTGGCGATCGGCGACGTCCAGGGGCACAACATCGAGGCCGCCGCCTTCATGGGGCAGGTGCGGGCCGGACTGCGCGCCCTCGCCTCGGTCACCAGCGACCCCGGTGAACTGCTCGCCCGCACGAACGAGCTGTTGCTCGCCCTGGGCAGCGATCTGTTCGCCACCTGCACCTTCATGCGCCTCGACCTGGCCACCGGGGTGCTGGAGAGCGCCCGGGCCGGCCACATCCCCTTCGTGTGGGCCACGGCGGACGGCAAGTCGGGTGTCGTCGACGACGAAGGCGGGCCGCCGCTCGGCATCGAGTCGGGCATGGAGTACCCGGTGACCCGGCACCGGCTGACCACGGGCGGGGTGTTCGTCCTGCTCACCGACGGCGTGGTCGAGGGACCGTCGCTGACCGTCGAGGACGGGCTCGACCAGGTGGTGCGCCTCGCCGGCATCGCCGCCGTCGCGAGCCTGGAGGTGCACGCACTGGCCGCCGCCGTGATCAAGGGCGCCGAGAGCGTCGGACACGAGGACGACGCGGCCGTCCTCGTCGTCGGCCTGGACGGCCCCCGCTCCCCTTCCTGACCGTCGTGGCGTGAGGGTGGGCGGGCCGTGTCCTTGGCGGGGGTGTCCTGTGGTGGGCTCGGGCGGGCCCTGTCCCCGGCAGGCCGTGACGGTCACTGCCGGCCCGCACCGGCGCTGCCCCCCGCCCCGGTCCGGGGCATCCCGGCATTACGCCATAGGGCTGGACGGCACCCGGTCTCGCCTCGCCGAGCCGGGGCCGGCGGTGTGAGATTGCTGCTGTGGTGGGCAACGAGGATCTGCGCCGGCGAGGCGGCTCCGTCGTCCAGGTGCTGGTCGTCGGTGCCTGCTACTTCGCCGCGGGCCGGATCGGGCTCATACGTGAGCTGGTCGTCGAGGGCGCGGTCGTCACCCCCGTCTATCCCGCCAGCGGCGTCGCGGTCGCCGCCCTGCTGATCCTCGGCACGCGCTGCTGGCCCGGCATCACGATCGGCGCCTTCTTCGTCGTGCTGTCCATCGTCATCCCCCGCATCGACGTGCTCGTCACCGTCGCCGGCCAGACCGCGGCGCCGGTGTGCGCGGCCCTGCTGCTGCGCCGGGCCCGGTTCCACCCCGACCTCGGCCGGTTACGCGACGGCCTCGCCCTGGTGTTCCTGGGCGCGCTCGGCGCCATGCTGATCAGCGCGACCGTGGGCGTCGGCCTGCTCGTCGTCACGGGCCACCTGGCCGCGCACAGCTTCTGGCCGGTCTGGCTGGCCTGGTGGGTGGGCGATGCGATGGGCGTCCTGATCGTGACCCCGCTCCTGCTGTCGCTGGGCAACGCCCGCCGGCCGCTGCCCACGGCCCGCTGGAAGGAGGCGACCGCGCTCGCCGTCATCGCCTGCGCGCTGCTGCCGCTGGCCGTCTACAGCTCGCTCAGCCTGCTCTACCTCGTCTACCCGCTGCTCATCTGGACCGCCCTGCGCTTCCAGCTGGTGGGCAGCGTGCTGTGCGCGCTGCTGACCTCCGTGCTGGCCACGGTCGCCGCCACGGACGCCG encodes:
- a CDS encoding collagenase, whose amino-acid sequence is MLYRFALPVRGPGRTAARLAAAAAVGVTVAGLLSAPASAAPQPHPGTAATSRAHTSAPPSPTGATAPVTERPASQSRRLSPDRLPPRQPLLSRPAARRPATAASCTPADFGSRTGSALVAFVKASTTDCVNTLFPVTGQDAHAIFRQAQMLTVAAAFTREAGRYRGDDSGSLQQLVLFLRAGYYVQFNHSADVGPYTSRLTTAVTAGLDAFFARAHAYDVTAANGDILGETVVLTDSADQQGRYLPVYERLLSGYDSSYDSVDSMVRAVNDVYTPLWRGNWNPDYVNAVAADPSITDTLHDFALDHTDLLGTSLAFLDSNAGTNLARYVEHPELQEAVRPLTKDLLDESEITGPTAALWVAVATQANAYDGGDCAYYDVCDLPAKLTAAALPITHHCDAAHTVRAQSLTADDLAAVCASVLNQDAYFRNLVKADGAIPGQYVSTIQLVVFADRADYQTYAGAIYGVSTDNGGITLDGDPSDPANQPTSIMYQKGSDDGFTARIWNLNHEYTHFLDARDDMKGDFTQQTSVPDVWWIEGLAEYVSYGYRGIADDQAIQEAGRHTYKLSTLFENTYANSDVTRTYPWGYLAVRYMAEHHPDDVQRMLARFRAGDYAGGYAVYHDGIGTRYDADFDQWLTACAAGACAAPAKA
- a CDS encoding glyceraldehyde-3-phosphate dehydrogenase, with the translated sequence MTVNDDSFTNWKIREEIAESMIPLIGKLHRERDVTVLLHSRSLVNKSVVSILKTHRFARQIDGAELSVTETMPFLQALTALDLGPSQIDLGMLATAYKADDRGLGVAEFTAEAVAGATGGNKIERREPRDVVLYGFGRIGRLVARLLIEKAGSGNGLRLRAIVVRGGGAQDIVKRASLLRRDSIHGQFQGTITVDEADSTIVANGNAIKVIYADDPSHVDYTEYGIRDAILIDNTGKWRDREGLSKHLRPGIDKVVLTAPGKGDVPNIVHGVNHDTVKPDERILSCASCTTNAIVPPLKAMDDEYGVLRGHVETVHSFTNDQNLLDNYHKAERRGRSAPLNMVITETGAASAVAKALPDLKAKISGSSIRVPVPDVSIAILNLQLSRETTREEVHDYLREVSLTSPLRRQIDFTTAPDAVSSDFIGSRHASIVDAGALKVDGDNAILYLWYDNEFGYSCQVVRVVQHVSGVEYPTFPATAV
- a CDS encoding Cmx/CmrA family chloramphenicol efflux MFS transporter — protein: MPLALYLLGLAVFAQGTSEFMLSGLVPDIARDLGVSVPAAGTLTSAFAAGMTAGAPLMALLGRRRPARQTLLVFLSVFLAVHVVGALTSDFGVLLATRVLAALADAGFLAVGLTAATGMVAPDAKGRATSVLLGGTTLACVVGVPAGAALGQSLGWRSAFWAVALLSAPALAAIARSVPGGLTEPAAPGIGARAELRVLRRPRLLMTLGLGALVNGATFCTFTYLAPLATEVTGLGAGWLPGVLALFGAGAFAGVASAGRLADRRAVPVLRAGGAALSAGWVLLALAAGHAAAAVLLVPVLGLLAFGVGATLITQVLYEAADAPSLAGAFATSALNVGAALGPLLGGAAIDGGLGYRSPVWVSALLMTAALAGLAVAGRGEREWEPV
- a CDS encoding PP2C family protein-serine/threonine phosphatase is translated as MPRKRPMDEGDELLARLGSLTAQARRRAELQRSQVELAIALQRGMLPRDLPTAPGLHLAVRYTPANLGLNVGGDWYDAFALPDGRIGLAIGDVQGHNIEAAAFMGQVRAGLRALASVTSDPGELLARTNELLLALGSDLFATCTFMRLDLATGVLESARAGHIPFVWATADGKSGVVDDEGGPPLGIESGMEYPVTRHRLTTGGVFVLLTDGVVEGPSLTVEDGLDQVVRLAGIAAVASLEVHALAAAVIKGAESVGHEDDAAVLVVGLDGPRSPS
- a CDS encoding MASE1 domain-containing protein, with translation MVGNEDLRRRGGSVVQVLVVGACYFAAGRIGLIRELVVEGAVVTPVYPASGVAVAALLILGTRCWPGITIGAFFVVLSIVIPRIDVLVTVAGQTAAPVCAALLLRRARFHPDLGRLRDGLALVFLGALGAMLISATVGVGLLVVTGHLAAHSFWPVWLAWWVGDAMGVLIVTPLLLSLGNARRPLPTARWKEATALAVIACALLPLAVYSSLSLLYLVYPLLIWTALRFQLVGSVLCALLTSVLATVAATDAVGAFAGLSRIEVMAKLQAFNGSMALTALLLSAVITEQRNTRSSVEKACQELVEVLEHLTAGEAPPPRPQPDDEGPENPRPGRLPPAS